Part of the Manduca sexta isolate Smith_Timp_Sample1 unplaced genomic scaffold, JHU_Msex_v1.0 HiC_scaffold_130, whole genome shotgun sequence genome, GTCGAGCCCAGCAGCTCGTACGCGTCCGCCAGCCGCTCGGGGCTGTAGCGCACGCGGCTCGTCAGCAACCGCACGATCTGTTGGCGAACACACCACACGTCCGTTACAATTATACACTTATCGAATGAACCGACGCGCGGACTGGTAGGAACTCACTTGCGAAGCCCCTTGAGACAGGCGGTGCGCAGTGCGTCGTCGCCGGCGCGCGAACACAGGTGAGGATCGGCGCCGTGATCGAGCAGCAGCCGCGCGGTCTCCACGCGGTGTTCCTGTATCGCGTAGTGTAACACCGTCTTGAGCTGGGTGTCGCGTGCATCCACCTCGGCGCCGTGCTCCAGCAGAAATGCGCACAAGAGCACCGACTGCACAGAGTTGATGAGGCACGTGCCGCCGTTGTGGTTGGGGCGGTGGATGTCGGCCCCGCGTTGAACAAGGAACCTCACCACCGGCAGGTGGGTCATGAAACACGCAGAGCGCACGGGCGTAGAGCCGCTGTCGCTGGCGGCGTTGACGTCGGCGCCGGCCTCTGCCAGCGCGTGCACCACCTCCAGGTGTCCGCTGACGGCGGCGCACCACAGCGGCGTGACGGTGTGCACGGAGCGGTCGTCGGGGACCTCGTACACACCGCGCTGCTCGTCACACGCGCACACGTGGATGAGTACTCGACGACGTTTCCGCGTTGCGCGCCACGAACAGCGGCGCACACCCGTCGCGTTTGCGGTCGCATACCGTGCGCCGCTCGCTCGGACTCATCCTACAATCACATATCGCTAAATATATTGCACTAATATCCAGTCATTTTTAACTAATCTCCGACGGGTGAAGAGAGATGTTATAAGTTAGGTGTGTATGTATAtctataactagcttttgcccgcggctccgcccgcgttataaagttttcaggctaaaggctagtttcccgggagcctatgttcttctcagggtctcaaactgtctccataccaaatttcatcttaatacgttgggtagtttttgagtttaatacgttcagacagacagatgcagcaggggattttgttttataatatattttttagaactttttaagaggaacaatcccgtcatacatcattgttgcataactttaaccgtttacgcagcgcaggcaacggaaactctcaaaactaataattttcccgtttttgcaacatgtttcattactgctccgctccttttggtcatagcgtgatgatatatagcctatagcactccaggaacaaagggctatccagcgcagaaagaattttcagtttggacggtatttcctgagattagctattactgctcgctcctattgggtatagcgtgatgatatatgactttgagcactccacaaacaaaggactattcaacacaaaaaatttttgcagttcgaatcggtagttcctgagattagccattactgctccg contains:
- the LOC119191282 gene encoding LOW QUALITY PROTEIN: sex-determining protein fem-1-like (The sequence of the model RefSeq protein was modified relative to this genomic sequence to represent the inferred CDS: deleted 2 bases in 2 codons), whose protein sequence is SFVKCQVRVTTVQLHKNGSIPSQYELVVFCPQLSVVLKAASVCLVLSFVLVKYSKVARSARYVAGSGEAAAGSTGGSKRFGDSAKQPEAVFNELMQECKYSAPGACLSARLRTSLERMSPSERRTVCDRKRDGCAPLFVARNAETSRVLIHVCACDEQRGVYEVPDDRSVHTVTPLWCAAVSGHLEVVHALAEAGADVNAASDSGSTPVRSACFMTHLPVVRFLVQRGADIHRPNHNGGTCLINSVQSVLLCAFLLEHGAEVDARDTQLKTVLHYAIQEHRVETARLLLDHGADPHLCSRAGDDALRTACLKGLRKSCGC